In one window of Oscillospiraceae bacterium DNA:
- the yajC gene encoding preprotein translocase subunit YajC, with product MMASFSSLLIPIGLLVVMYFFLIRPQKKQEKQIASMRNNLVVGDEISTNGGLIGRIIKINEENDIITIETGSDKTRLKIFRWAVRNVEVPFNTDDSDGK from the coding sequence ATGATGGCTTCCTTTTCCAGCCTTCTTATTCCTATCGGACTTCTTGTTGTTATGTACTTTTTCCTTATCCGTCCGCAGAAAAAGCAGGAAAAGCAGATTGCCAGCATGAGAAATAACCTGGTTGTGGGCGATGAAATATCCACCAATGGCGGTCTCATCGGCAGAATTATCAAAATTAACGAAGAAAACGATATTATTACAATAGAAACAGGCTCCGACAAGACAAGACTTAAAATTTTCCGTTGGGCTGTAAGAAATGTTGAAGTTCCATTCAACACTGACGATTCCGATGGCAAGTAA